The Gemella haemolysans ATCC 10379 genome segment TTCGATACTTTTACAATATCTATTACGTTTACTATTATATCATATTTTCTGTACATAAAAAAAGACACGTAATAGTAAGTTATACTTTCTTGAAATAAAATTTTCACAGTGATATAATTGGAGTTATAGGTGAAAACGTTTGCCTTAAATTGTTAAACTATCAAAGTTGCAATTTTTATAGAAGAGGTGATTTTATGAAGATAAATAATTTTACAAAATGTACACTAGCTGTTGCATTGGGCTTTGGGCTTAACTCCCTTACTGTTACACAAGCAGCAGATAACAATGTAGAAACTCCAGCAAGTAACAAGATAAACAAAAGTTTTATCGAGCAGTTTCCTTTCGCTGAAAAATTCACAGATAAAGATGGAATTACAGCCGTAAGAATGAAGAGTCCCGACGTACCTTTAGTTAACAAAGAAAAGGGTTATTCTAAAGAAGTTGTTAGGGTCATCAACTACAAACAAGGAGCAGCTGGGACTGTAATTAACAGAATTTATCAATATGTTAGATTCTACGGCGCACCTGTACACGAGGTTCCAAAAGACTCTCCAGTTAATGATGTACCAGAATACAATGGTGGCGCTAATCCTATTGACCCACCTATTTTGGAAAAACCAGAATATAACGGTGGGGCTAACCCTATTGATCCACCTATTTTGGAAAAACCAGAATTAAATTTTGAATATAAACTTATCGAACCACCTGTATTTGAAAAACCAGAATATAACGGTGGGGTTAACCCTATTGATCCACCTATTTTGGAAAAGCCAGAATTAAAAGTTCCAAATACTCCGGAAAAACCAAAAACAGATACTCCTAACAACATACCTAAACCAAATCCAAAAGAGAACAACCCACAAAATAACAATAAAGTTCTCCCAAATACAGGTTTAGAAACAAATTCAAGTTTAGCTATCATCGGAACTTTAGCTTTATCAATTATTGGACTTGCAATTTTAAAACGAAAAAATAATCAATAATTCTTTTTTACTTATTTACTCAGTATCAGAAAAGAAGATTATAAGATAGCCTCCTCGCCTTTGATGAATTTCATTCTTATAATCTTCTTTTAATTTTCTTATCCCAATAACTCTTCGTATAATTTTTTATCTAAATCTTTAAACACATTA includes the following:
- a CDS encoding SIALI-17 repeat-containing surface protein yields the protein MKINNFTKCTLAVALGFGLNSLTVTQAADNNVETPASNKINKSFIEQFPFAEKFTDKDGITAVRMKSPDVPLVNKEKGYSKEVVRVINYKQGAAGTVINRIYQYVRFYGAPVHEVPKDSPVNDVPEYNGGANPIDPPILEKPEYNGGANPIDPPILEKPELNFEYKLIEPPVFEKPEYNGGVNPIDPPILEKPELKVPNTPEKPKTDTPNNIPKPNPKENNPQNNNKVLPNTGLETNSSLAIIGTLALSIIGLAILKRKNNQ